A segment of the Spodoptera frugiperda isolate SF20-4 chromosome 29, AGI-APGP_CSIRO_Sfru_2.0, whole genome shotgun sequence genome:
TTAGTAAAAATGCCCTGCATTTATTTGTACTTATTGAGTAATGAACTTGATTTGGTGTCAATCAAACGCGAAGATAGATATAGCCTCACTGAAGCATTGTAGACACCTAATAAGTCGTTCACAAAGAATCTTTTTCTTTGTCTTCTAatactaatacaaaaataaatgtaatttgttcTCTGAAATTGAGCTCAGGCTGTCTCATTTCAACCTCTCCATTGTCACACTACCTCAGTAAGGCAGTTCTTAAATacgtacctaataaaaaaatatgtaacacgTGGcgaattatatttaaagttCACAAAAACAGGTAGCCACCATTGGTTCTACCAAAAACGACAGAAGATAATTATTCTGCTGTCTTAGATCACATACACGGTAAATCTTGCTACCTATCTTACAAAATATGTAAACGATTTCATAATTACACTGaactatatattaataataatataattaaatgattcaccacacaaataaaatgtgtttgaaTAAATCGACAACAAAATTatcttaaatgtatttaaatttgtAATAGAATTATTCTGCCTCATTCAGCTGGACTATAACTGGCCTTTCGTCTTCTTCATCAGCATCTAAACCAGTGAAATCCCATTGCAGTTTATCCGTCAGATTGTCCTTGAACCTCTCAATCATTGTCAGAAGGCGGCCGTCGACTTTGCTCACATAGGCAGTACGGAAAAATTCCCGTAGTTTCTTGTAGACTAAATTCTTGTTCATAACAATGTCAGCAAGGAAATCCTCAGGCATTTCTTCAATTTGTATTTCAATTGTTCTGATGAAATGGAAGAACACGCTGCGATATTTGTGTATGGCATCGTCGCAGGAGCACATGAGAATCACCAAATTCTTCCAATGTTCAAAAGCTTCGAGAGAATGTCCGATGAGAAAGCACAGGTACGCGAATTGAAGCTCGCCAATGATATGTAGCGGCCTggaaatataatgttttaataaaaatagtgctATTTAAGATTGGCGGTTCGGATTCCCGGGTTAGGCAAAGTAATATATAGAGTTTGTGGtttcaaaaaattctcagtagtagtttGAAGTCTGGAATAGGGGCTGGTGGTTATATGTAATAGGCACACCCTTAATTACATAGGACTATTCCAAGGTGCTGGTGGTCTTGTATTATACATGTCAACTACCTAACTCCTACTTCTTTGATTATGAGTATTATGCCAAATgtcataaatacaaatattgaatAAACTTACTCGTCATGTTGTGCAATCATAAGTTCCAGTGAATAAGATTGGTCCAAGTAGTGTTTCGTAATTTCTTCTGGTGTGGATCCCGGCGGATACTTGTCGCGCGGAATTTCTGTGAATCTCATTGACATACCTgcaagttaatattaaaaatattaatatgagataaaaattctatttatacTATAGGTCTATAATATTGTAAAGATGAAAAGTTTTCTTGTTTGATGGCACTGATCTCTAAAACTACTGGTTTGAATTGAACAATTGAGGAAAGAAATCCTATAAACTGTCacactatgatcaataggagcagagcagcaGATTAAACCACATGGGAatagctagtttattataattgcaAAGCCATCTACTCTCATTACGACTATTCAGCATATTACCTGGGGCAGGTTTTAAATCTGGTAGCATTGCGTCTTCTCTTTCTTCCTGTGTGCCTCTCTTTGCTCTCTTAGCCGTGGATTGTCCAGCAACCTCTTCTTTATCTTCACCCGAGACTTGTGTAGACTCTTCTGCACTTTCTTGACTTTCCACTGATGCTGTAGACTTCACTCCCCTTGGCCTCTCCTCGTCAGTCATAGAAAGGAGCTCTACAGAAGCTCTGATCATACCATTTTCTGGCGATAGTTTTGCTGCTAATTCAGCTGTAAtaggtattaataaaaaatgttagagTAGATTGTTATTTGCAATATTCTTATGGCAATTAATATGATAATTGTGTATCAATGT
Coding sequences within it:
- the LOC118268276 gene encoding protein AAR2 homolog encodes the protein MDQETAKKLLVEGGTFVFLGVPQETQFGIDMQCWNTEEDFRGIKMIPPGLHYIHFSGVSKGTGDVSPRSGFMHYFHKKEFLVKMWDKDTEDMSKEEITEESIQRLKDNLFNLDRHLAPYPYEIWQKWKLLTSQIPAELAAKLSPENGMIRASVELLSMTDEERPRGVKSTASVESQESAEESTQVSGEDKEEVAGQSTAKRAKRGTQEEREDAMLPDLKPAPGMSMRFTEIPRDKYPPGSTPEEITKHYLDQSYSLELMIAQHDEPLHIIGELQFAYLCFLIGHSLEAFEHWKNLVILMCSCDDAIHKYRSVFFHFIRTIEIQIEEMPEDFLADIVMNKNLVYKKLREFFRTAYVSKVDGRLLTMIERFKDNLTDKLQWDFTGLDADEEDERPVIVQLNEAE